Genomic DNA from Theileria equi strain WA chromosome 4 map unlocalized gcontig_1105316255033, whole genome shotgun sequence:
AACCGAAAGTTTGACATGGAAGACACACATTGTTATTCTGGTCAGCGTAATGCAAAACAGGGTTATACAAATTGCAATTCTCGGCTTTTGAACATACACCTACGTATTTCCAGATTGCGCTGGGAGCCCAGAATGGACATTCTGGAGGACACTTCGCACTTTCGTCCTCGAGTAGATGTGAAATTCCACAAGCATACATGTTACATACTTATAAAGTGTCAATatgaattaaaatttaaCCCGATACAACATCGAGTGCACACTATTGAAACTTATTGAAGTAGTGGTCACCCGGTGGCGGCATCCTTGGCTGATAATCATTTATATGCCGATAACTGTTCATTCTGTAATCAGCTGGTGGTTGTGGTGGACCTTGTACATATGGATTTGCAGGGTTTGGTAGTGAAAGGGCCTCCCTCATTCCAGAAAAGTTGAACGGTTGTTTGTTGCCCATGTCCCCGCTTCTTTTAGCAAACGGGTTGTTATTCATGGACTCTGTATGTTGCACAGTAGATCTGATACTTGGATAACCGTTTGTCAATGCCAGTGCTCCAGGTTCAGTCCTACGTATCGGTGGTCTTTCAACAAAACCAGTGGAAAATGTTCTGGGAGCGGAATATCCATCATAATTTCTCGGTGGAAATGCCCTTTTATCTTCCACTTGTGGCCATTTGTTTCTAACAATTGGCCAgtcatcctttggaggatgCCCCTGCCCAGCTAATATTCCAACCATTCCTGGTATGTCCCTTTTACCATCACCATATTGGAGCTTGTACGGGTATGCCGGTTTGGGGTATGAATCATGATAATCTATAGAACCTCTGGGATATTCTCCGTGAGGCCCAGATGGATAAGTATAGGAGTGTTCAACGGGCCTACCCTTGTGAACATTTGTCGGATAGACATCAGGAGGATAGTCACGATTAAATGATGGGTAGCGatcttttggttttttAGAATGCGACCTACGTCTATGCTGGTATGAACTATCAGAGTCGTAGCTTTCATGACTCCTGTAGTTCTCATAGGATGATTGAGATGTACTTTTATTCCTATGATGTGACTTCCCACTTTTGTGTTTTCGTGCGGGAACGTCGGGTTTCTTTTTGCTCTTTCCATACATTGATTCTAGACGATCTAGATCAGACATTGAAATGAGTCCTTTTCCTATCTGGACCTTGGAAGAACATCTTTTTGAGCATGTTGAGCAGAGAAGTTCGAAACGGTCCAAATCTACATGTGTGGGTTTCTGAAATATGAATGTGAGCTAAATAATATAATATACCTTTAACAAACAAGTAGAACATGGATTTTTTTTGACCAACTTGAATAGCCGTTCCAGTACTAGCGCTTCTTCATATTCTCTATTGGATAGCCCTAACTCCTTATATATTGATTTTGCCATTGTATTATACAATTACTTTTTGGTTTATTTTAGTTATAATATGATGAAACTGCCATTTGTGCCAAACATGTAAGTCATGTGCATACGAGTACAGACGAGGCCACTAAAACACGCTACATTACATACATTTAGcttatcatcattatcCTTATATTTTACAGAGCATAAATTGATTTATAAATTGACTTAGTTCTACATAACAGCATTAAAAAACGAGTTCAGTGGGGAAGGTTGAAGAGATTGCTTTCTATATTGCCAACACATTCTTCAATGGAGTCACGTATTGTATTCAAAATTTAATAAAAATCAAACTTTGAATGCACATCTAGTCTTCGTTTAAAACTACAGTTTTCCTGCGTATGGAGGGTCGCTCTGCCAGTATTTGGTCCATTCCTTGCCTTTGTTGCGGAGGAATTGGAGGTTGAATCGCCATATTTTTAGATTCACAGTCTTCCGATGAATCAGAAGAAGCCTCAAATGTGACTTCGTACATAGTTTTGGCTGGTTTGAGATCGTTAACATTTATAGATCCTGTAAATCTGTAAATATAATCCAAAAACATACCACGCGGTCTGACAAAGATCTTATTAGTTGGTGATTTCTTATTTTCGAGTCCTTTTCTCAGTGCTTCTGCGGCGTCTTTCATCTTTTCACTACTTAGTGTCTTTGCAGCCATATTTCTTGCCCTTTGTATCATCTTATCAAGTTTATTGTCCCTAGTCTTTATGAACTCCGGTTCTGCACCTGAAAATCATCTTGTCAAGTGTGATGTATATGTACCCATTTTCTCTCTTTCCTCCGCTACAGTCTTTAAACACCCCGCTAATCCCCCGTTATTTGCATAGGTCAACCTTCTAGCCGTGCTTCTTAGAGTCGTTGTTTTCTCTTTCATGGGTTCTGTTTGCCTGCGTTGTGCTCTGTAGCATTCCTTCATATTAGAAGTACTAGCTATAAGGTCGCTAATTtgatttttcaaagtatcTCTTCTGCTAAGCTCAGGTTCATTTGCAATTGGTTCCGGAGTAGCATCATTAGCAGATTCCTCTTCTCCCTGTTTTATTGGTTTCTGATCTATAGTTTTGGGTATAGGTGTCTTTAAGGGTAAAGGCGCCTTATTAACTAACAAGGGTGTCTTATTCACTGGCAACGGTACTTTCTTGGTTGGAAGAGGGACCTTTTTCGCGGGTAATGGAATTTTACCTGTAGGTAGTGGAGCTGTCTTTACCGGCAATGGAGCCTTTTTTGGTATAACGCGTTCATCTTCCACTGAACCACttatcattttcaaattATCTTCCGATAAAATATCTTTAGGACCTTTTACAGGTGAATTTTGTGGCAAATCCTGATTTGGAAGTTGAGTAGAGATAACCTCATTTTCATGAATGGATTCTTTGGGCTTCAATATACACCGATCCGAGCCATTTAAATTCACTATGTCAGGTGTACCAACCTCATGAATAC
This window encodes:
- a CDS encoding conserved hypothetical protein (encoded by transcript BEWA_014770A), which translates into the protein MAKSIYKELGLSNREYEEALVLERLFKLVKKNPCSTCLLKKPTHVDLDRFELLCSTCSKRCSSKVQIGKGLISMSDLDRLESMYGKSKKKPDVPARKHKSGKSHHRNKSTSQSSYENYRSHESYDSDSSYQHRRRSHSKKPKDRYPSFNRDYPPDVYPTNVHKGRPVEHSYTYPSGPHGEYPRGSIDYHDSYPKPAYPYKLQYGDGKRDIPGMVGILAGQGHPPKDDWPIVRNKWPQVEDKRAFPPRNYDGYSAPRTFSTGFVERPPIRRTEPGALALTNGYPSIRSTVQHTESMNNNPFAKRSGDMGNKQPFNFSGMREALSLPNPANPYVQGPPQPPADYRMNSYRHINDYQPRMPPPGDHYFNKFQ
- a CDS encoding conserved hypothetical protein (encoded by transcript BEWA_014780A), with the protein product MEKLSRTETEYYFEVDGKRWWVLSSSSDDWKVLSNDDAYKLGLFAAVTSQECEFIDTNIEAYKEAVSEIVESLDKQLQIKNAVDAVESIHEVGTPDIVNLNGSDRCILKPKESIHENEVISTQLPNQDLPQNSPVKGPKDILSEDNLKMISGSVEDERVIPKKAPLPVKTAPLPTGKIPLPAKKVPLPTKKVPLPVNKTPLLVNKAPLPLKTPIPKTIDQKPIKQGEEESANDATPEPIANEPELSRRDTLKNQISDLIASTSNMKECYRAQRRQTEPMKEKTTTLRSTARRLTYANNGGLAGCLKTVAEEREKMGAEPEFIKTRDNKLDKMIQRARNMAAKTLSSEKMKDAAEALRKGLENKKSPTNKIFVRPRGSINVNDLKPAKTMYEVTFEASSDSSEDCESKNMAIQPPIPPQQRQGMDQILAERPSIRRKTVVLNED